The genomic region AGATAGTTGCCGAGCAGTGCGAAGAAAATGCTTAGTGCCAGCGCTCCTCCTTTTCCCATCATTGTACCAGGATGCAGGGCTGCGTATAAGCTCATGCAGACGAATACGCTCAAACCAGCTACCAAAGTCAGGCGGAGTTTCTGAAAGTTAGTAGCAACGCTATCTACGCGCCGCTTTGGGTCAAAGCGTGGCAACCACGTCAGCAGCAGATAGATGCCAAGCGGCATTGCTGCACACAGCCACCACATCGATTCCTTGGCGGTAAAGCCATTTGGCAACCCGTTTATATCGAAGTGGGTAGGGATTTGCGCGGGCAACTCGCTCCATACCACTACCAGATAAATAGTAGGCAATAGCAGTAATACCAACGTCAGCAAATGCCAGAAGGAAAGGTTTGTTTTCATAGAAGAGTTAGGATAGTATGTAGCAATGACAAGAACAGATTATGCTTTAAACTGCATCAGCCACCCGATAATCTCATCAAACACCGTCATGTTCAGCGTATAGGTCACGAACTGGCCCTGCTTGTCGCTGGTGACGAGGTCGGCTTGGCGGAGGAGGTCGAGGTGGTGGCTGATGGTGGGCTTGGAGAAATGGAAAGCCTCAGCAATGTCGCCGGCCGTACGGGGACCTTCGCGGAGCAGCTCCAGAATGGCGCGGCGGGTAGGGTCATTAAGAGCTTTGAAAAGAGCGTTCAAGTAGCAGTTTTATATTTAGACAAATATCTAAATATAAAATCGGAAGCATAGCCTTTTAAGAAAAAGTTTCTTGTAGTCTGACGCATTGTACTGCGTACGGACAATGTTCGGGTTTGCACGCCCCTACCCTGAATCCATGTGAGGCCGTAGCGGTTTCGTACTCAAGCTGCTGCTACCACATCGATTACATCCAGCTGCATATCAAGTATAAAATACTATATAAATACATTTTAATTTCTTTTTAATGCCTTGTAATCAATAAGTTAAACGCATTATCGCGCTAAACCAATCTGAACAGCAAAAGGTACCGTAAGGCTGGAGTAGTACTATAAACCCTAGCACAATGAAACATTCCTTTCTCAAAAACCTTGGTACACTGGCGCTTCTAGTTGGCCTATCGGGCGCTTTCACGTCCTGCAACGACGACTCAGACGACCCTAACGTCAATAAAATTGACCTCGGCTTTCAGGCACTTACCGACAACAACCAGCTATTGTCGCTGAATGCCAATGATGCTGACGAATCGCCTACCCCAGTTACCATCACGGGCCTGCAAAGCGGCGAGAAAATCATGAGCATCGACTATCGCCCCGCCACCGGCCAACTATATGGGTTAGGTAGCACCAGTCGCCTCTACGTCATCAACCCTGCTACCGGCGCAGCGCGCGCCATAGGTAGTGGGCCGTTTACGCCGGCTATTAACGGCACGATGGCCAGCATCGATTTTAACCCTACTGTAGACCGCCTGCGTTTGGTAACGAACACCGGCCAGAATCTGCGCTTGAATCCTGAAACTGGTGGCGTAGCGGCAACCGACGGTGCTATCAACGGAGTAACCAACGCGGCTATTTCGGCTGTAGCCTACACCAACTCGGTGTCGGGAGCCAGCGAAACGGTGCTCTACGACATTGACCCAGCCACGGATCGGCTGTACCGTCAAGACCCGCCCAACAACGGCACGCTGGTAGCCATCGGCGACCTGGGCGTGAACGTGACGGGCATGAGCGGCTTTGACATTGCAGCCGGCACTAACGATGCTTTTGCCGCTCTGACAGTCGACAACCGTTCGGGTCTGTATAAGATTGACCTGACTTCGGGACGCGCTACGCGCTACGACGACTTTGACGATGACAACAACATCATCGGGCTGGCTATTCCTACCCAAGCGGTGGCTTATGGTGTAGATGCCAACAACAATTTTATCACTTTTAACCCTGCCAGCCCCCAAACGCAGGTGTCGAAACCGATTACAGGCGTGCAGAGTGGCGAGCAGATTGTGGGCATAGACATGCGTCCTGCTAACGGTCAACTCTACGGCTTGGGTAGCACCAACCGACTGTATACCATCAATATGTCGTCGGGGGCAGCTGCGGTAGTAGGTACGGTACTCCTACCACTCACCGGTACAGAGTTCGGTTTTGACTTCAATCCAACTGTAGACCGCATCCGCATTGTGAGCAATACAGGCGTAAATCTGCGCGTGAATCCAGCCGATGGTGTAGCTACAGTAGACGGTGTACTGAACCCAGGCACGCCCAGCATAACGGCTGCTGCTTATACCAACAACTTTGCTGGCGCTACGACCACGGTGCTATATACCATTGATTCAAATACTGACCAACTTCATCGCCAAGAGCCACCCAACAACGGTACGCAGGTACCAGTGGGCGCGCTGGGTGTGAACACCACCGGCGTGAACGGCTTTGACATTGGTGGCACCAGCGGCACTGGTTTCGCTGTGCTGACGGTAGGCACCAGCGCCAGCGTGTACACCATCAACCTGACCAGCGGTGCCGCCACCAAAGGCGCCGACCTCCCTACCCCCCTACGGGCTATGGCTGTGGGCTTGGGCTTCTAAGCTAGACACCCATATAGAAAAGGGGCGCCTGAAGTATCAGGCGCCCCTTTTCTATTATAAGGTAACCCCTACTTCCCCGTTACCACATCCGTCTTAATACTCAACTCCTTCAGCTGCGCCTGCGAAATCTCGGAAGGCGAATCAATCATCACATCCCTACCCGAGTTGTTTTTGGGGAAGGCGATGAAGTCGCGGATAGAATCGGCGCCGCCGAAGAGGCTGCAGAGGCGGTCGAAGCCGAAAGCAATGCCACCGTGGGGCGGGGCGCCGTACTCGAAGGCGTCGAGCAGGAAGCCGAACTGCGCTTGCGCTTCCTCGGGGCTGAAACCGAGTAAGGAGAACATCTGAGCCTGCACGGCGCGGTCGTGGATACGGATGGATCCTCCTCCTACCTCTACCCCGTTGATGACCATATC from Hymenobacter aerilatus harbors:
- a CDS encoding SdpI family protein is translated as MKTNLSFWHLLTLVLLLLPTIYLVVVWSELPAQIPTHFDINGLPNGFTAKESMWWLCAAMPLGIYLLLTWLPRFDPKRRVDSVATNFQKLRLTLVAGLSVFVCMSLYAALHPGTMMGKGGALALSIFFALLGNYLTTVRPNYFVGIRTPWALEFPAIWEKTHRLGGRLFFWSGMIAMVATVIVSARVANILLVTFILTSVVITYGYSYAVYRQQEKTLG
- a CDS encoding DUF4394 domain-containing protein, whose translation is MKHSFLKNLGTLALLVGLSGAFTSCNDDSDDPNVNKIDLGFQALTDNNQLLSLNANDADESPTPVTITGLQSGEKIMSIDYRPATGQLYGLGSTSRLYVINPATGAARAIGSGPFTPAINGTMASIDFNPTVDRLRLVTNTGQNLRLNPETGGVAATDGAINGVTNAAISAVAYTNSVSGASETVLYDIDPATDRLYRQDPPNNGTLVAIGDLGVNVTGMSGFDIAAGTNDAFAALTVDNRSGLYKIDLTSGRATRYDDFDDDNNIIGLAIPTQAVAYGVDANNNFITFNPASPQTQVSKPITGVQSGEQIVGIDMRPANGQLYGLGSTNRLYTINMSSGAAAVVGTVLLPLTGTEFGFDFNPTVDRIRIVSNTGVNLRVNPADGVATVDGVLNPGTPSITAAAYTNNFAGATTTVLYTIDSNTDQLHRQEPPNNGTQVPVGALGVNTTGVNGFDIGGTSGTGFAVLTVGTSASVYTINLTSGAATKGADLPTPLRAMAVGLGF
- a CDS encoding autorepressor SdpR family transcription factor, with the protein product MNALFKALNDPTRRAILELLREGPRTAGDIAEAFHFSKPTISHHLDLLRQADLVTSDKQGQFVTYTLNMTVFDEIIGWLMQFKA